The Variovorax sp. S12S4 genome includes the window GGCGTAGCGGCGCTGTTCCTGGCGGCCGTTCTCGCCATTGCCGCGTTCACGATGTGGCAGACCTACCAGAAGGCGATCTCCAACAACGAGAGCCAGGCCACGCGTTTCGTCGTCACCTCGGAAGCCGCGCTGAACCGGAGCCTGCTGGCCGTCGACATGCTGCTGGCGGGCATGGGCCAGTTCCTGCGGAACTCGAGCGAAGACACCGTGGCGGCCGACATCACGGCGCCCGAAACCGCGCAGTTGATCGAGACCATCGTTCGCCAGAGCCTTTTGGTCCGGTACGTGGCGATTCTCAATCCCGAGGGCGCGGTGGTCGCATCTTCCGACCGCCGCGGAGCGAAGCTCGCGCTGCAGCTGCCCCCGGGCTTCCTGAAGGAAATCCTGGGCCGGCCGGGGTCCATGCTCTCGGTCAGCGCGCCCACCGTGAGCCAGGCGACTTCGCAGCAGGTGCTGTATTTCGGGCGCGTGCTGCGGCTTGCGGACGGCGGCAAGATCGTGGCGGTTGCCGAAGTGCAGGTCTCCATGCTCACCACCATTCTTGCGCAGGGAGCGAACATCAGGGGCTCGAGGTCACGCTGGAGCGCGAGTCGGGGGCCTTGCTGGCCAGCATGCCGCCGCGCGACGACCTCGCCGGCCGCAGCATCAGGCCGGCCATGACGGACCAAACCAGCGACGGCCGCCCACACCGGATGGTCGCGCGGCTCAGCGGCCTGCCGGCCATCGTCGTCGCACGGCCCACGCTGCATAGAAACCTGCTGATCGTCGCCGGTATTCCGCTCCAGCTCGCACTCGAGGATTGGCGCAGGGAACGCAATTCCATCCTGATCGTCGCGCTGGCTTTCACGCTGATGATTCTTGCGGTCGCCTATTTCGCCCGCGCGCAGCTGTTGCGGCAATGGCGTGCCCGCGCCGACCTGGTCCGCTCCAAGGCCACGCTGGACCAGGCGCTCGAATCCATGGCGGACGGCTTCGTGCTGCTCGATCCAGAAGGCCGCGTGATCACCTGGAACCGCCGCTTCGTCGATTACTTTCCCTGGGCGGAAAAGCTGCTTGCGCCGCAGGCGCCGTTCCAGCCCATCGACGAACAGAATTCCCGCGGCCTGCACGCGCACAGCGAGCAGGAGCTCGTCCTGCCGGGCGGGCAGGTGATCGTTGCCGTCAAGAGCCCGACGCCGGACGGCGGCCTGGTGTGCATCTACCGCGACATCACCGAAAAGAAGCGCCACGTTTCCGACATTCTCGAAGGCAAGGCGCAGCTGCAGGCCACGCTCGATGCACTGCCGGACGTGCTGCTGGAGGCGGGCATCGACGGCCGTTGCTACCGTTTTCATTCACCGCGCCGGCCCAAGTCTTCGATCAAGGTGCGCGAGCCGGTCGGCAAGATGATGTCCGACCTGTTGCCGGCGAACGCCGCGGCCGAGGTGATGGTCGCGCTGCGCGATGCCTTCGAGTTCGGGTTTTCTTCGGGAAGGCAGTTCGAGACCCGGGTTCCCAAGGGCGTGGTGTGGTTCGAGATTTCGGTCTCGCGCAAGCTGGTGGGCGAAGGTGCGGACGCGCGGTTCATCGTCATCCTGCGGGACATCACCGAGAGCAAACTCGCCGCCCGCGAGATCGAGCACTTGGCCTTCTACGACAACCTGACCGGCCTTCCCAATCGGCAGCTGTTGCTGCACCGGCTGCAGGCCGCGGTCGACTCGAACGTGCGCCGCTCGCGGCACGGTTCACTGCTGTTCCTTGACCTGGACGATTTCAAGACGCTCAACGACGCGCTCGGCCACGCCACGGGCGACGCGTTGCTCAAGCAGGTTGCACTCCGGCTTCAGGCCAGCCTGAGCGAAGGCGGCACGGTCGCGCGGCTGGGTGGCGACGAATTCGTGGTGCTGATCGAAAACCTCAGCGAAGACCCTTCGGTTGCCGCAATGCAGACCAACGCGACCGGCGAAGCCATTCTGAGCGCGCTGGGCGAATCGTTCCAGCTCGAAGACCACGAGTACCACAGCACGTGCAGCATCGGCGCCGTGGTCTTCAGCACCGCCAACCAGTCGCTGGAAGACTTGCTCAAGCATGCGGGCATTGCCATGTACTACGCCAAGTCGGCGGGCGGCAATGCATTGCGTTTCTTCGAGACCGCAATGCAGACAGCCATCACGGCCCGCGCGACCTTGGAGAGCGAACTGCATGCGGCGCTGGCGGGCAATCAGTTCATCCTGCACTACCAGAGCCAAGTCACGTCCGAAGGCCATATCGCAGGCGCGGAGGTGCTCATTCGCTGGCACCATCCGGAGCGCGGAATGGTGCCGCCCGGAGGCTTCATCGAGTTGGCCGAGGAAACCGGGCTGATCGTGCCCATCGGCTTGTGGGTGCTCGAGACGGCCTGCGTGCAGCTCGAACGCTGGAGCCACGACCCGAGGCGCCGGCACCTGCAGCTGGCGGTCAACGTCAGCGCGCGCCAGTTCCGCACCGCCGATTTCGCGGATCGCGTTCGCGATGTGCTGCGCAGGACCGGCGCAGACCCGACAAGACTGAAGCTCGAGCTCACCGAGAGCCTGCTGCAGGACAAGATGACGGAAACGGTCAGCAAGATGCAGCTGCTCGCGTCGATGGGCGTCCGCTTCTCGATGGACGACTTCGGCACCGGCTACTCGTCGCTGTCGTACATGACGCAACTTCCGCTGGACCAGATCAAGGTCGACAAGTTCTTTGTGCAGAGCATCGGCACAGACCCGAAGGTCGAACTGATCATCCAGGCCATCATCGGCATGGCGCGCAACCTCGAGCTTGAAATCGTGGCGGAGGGCGTCGAAACGCAACAGCAGTTCGAGTTTCTGCAGATGCACGGAAAGATGCTTTGCCAGGGGTACCTGTTCAGCAAGCCAGTGCCGCTTGAAGAGTTCGAAGCGCAGCTGGACGTTGCCATGGCGGACTGAGCGCACACCGCGCCCCATCGGAGTCCACATACGATGCGTCTTCCGATTCCCGACCTGACGCGTTTCAGCTTGCGTTCCCGCCTCTCGGCGGGCGTTGTGGCCATCGTGTTCCTGACCACCATAGGCATTTCCGCCGCCGCGCTTTATTTCATGAAGCGCAACATGCAGGCGACCATCGCCGAGGAACACTTCGAGCGGATCTCGGCCATTGCCGACGCGGTGGACCAGAAATTCCTGAGCCGCCGCACCTTGCTCAAGACCTTCGGCGACAGCGTCGAGAGCCGCAATTTCACAGGCGCCGAAAGGCTGCAGGACCTTGTCATGCAGCACAAGTCGCTCAAGGAGGCCTTCGACAACGTGGCCTTCATCGATGCGCAGGGCGAGATCGTGGCCAACATGAACGGCGCGCAGCAGATCGGCAAGATCAACGTCAAGGACCGCGACTACTTCCAGAAGACAGTCGCGGGCAAGGCGGGCATGATCTCCCAGCCCTTCAAGAACCGCATCAGCGGGCTGGCGCAAGTTGCCATGACCGAACCCGTGCTGGACCGCGAGGGCAAGATCGCCTACCTCATCGTCGCCTTCATCACGCTCAGCGAGCACAACTTCCTGGGCGAGCTTGCCAACGTGAAATTCGGCAAGAGCGGGTACATGTTCATCGTCAACACCAGCGGCATCATCGTCGACCATCCCGACCGGTCCCGGCTGCTCCAGCACATCGACGCGGACGGTATACGCAACGCCGCCGCCGACCGCGCCATTGCCGGATTCGAGGGCGCAGCCGAAGGGGTGAACCGCAGGGGCGTGCATGCCCTTTATGCGTTCAAGCACATCCGCCAGACCAACTGGGTGCTGGGCGCGATGTATCCGCGCCAGGAAGCCTTTGCTAAGGCGGAGCAGATCGAGCGCTTTGCCTGGGCGGGGGCACTCCTGCTGACGCTGCTGGCCGGGGGCTCACCTTCATGAACGTGCGCTCGCAGCTCGCGCCGTTGTCGCGCCTGCGCGAACACATGCAGGTCTCGCGCGCGAACTCCGCCTACACGCCGCTGGAGGACGAGCCCGCCCGCGACGAAGTGGGCGATCTTTCGCAGACCTTCGACACGCTCATGCGGGAGCGCCGGGCGGCCCAGGAGCGCGTCAAGTTGAGTGAAAGATTCCTGCGCGATGTGACCGACAACCTGCCGGCCGTGGTCGCTTATTTCGACAGCAACCAGCGCTGCCTTTTCGCGAACAAGGCGGGGCTGCGGATGCAAGGCAGAACCCAGGCGGACATCGGCCGCATGACCATGCGGGAGTCGCTGCCGGACGCGGTCTACCGGCAACTGGCACCGCAGGTTGCCAAGGCGCTCCAGGGAACGCCCACGCGCACCGAAGGAACCTATGACCGCAAGGGCAAGGAAGGCTTCTTCGAATGCCACCTGTTGCCCGACGTTCGCGACGACGGCGTGGTGGGCTACTACGTGATGACCTTCGACATCACCGAGCGCAAGCACGCCGAGATGCGAAGCGCCGACAGCGAACGGCGCCTGCGCGGGCTCACCGACAACGTGCCGGCGCTCCTGACCGAACTCGATCTCGACGAGCGCGTGGTCTTCTGCAACGGCAGATACCTGGCGTGGCTCGGCATCGAGCCGGCATCGATGATGAACCGGCACATCCGCGAGACCGTGGGCGAGGCCCACTACGAGGTGCGCAAGCCGCTTCTGGCGCGTGCCTTCGCGGGCGAGGTGGTGTCGTTCGAACAGACGGCCCAGCTGCTGATCGGCGAGCGGACCCTGCAGACGACCTACTTGCCGCACCGGGACGCCGAGGGTTCAGTCGTCGGGTTGTATGTGCTTTCGCACGACGTCACCGACCTGAAGCAGAAGCAGAGGCAGCTCGATGTCCTTGCGCGGGAGGATGCGCTCACGGGCTTGCCCAACCGCCGTTCGTTCGAAGAACATGCGCGCGAGGCCATGGCCAGGTCGCGGCGCTCGGGAAAGCCGGTGTGCCTGCTGTTCCTGGACATCGACTACTTCAAGTCGATCAACGATTCGCTGGGCCACGCGGCCGGCGACGCGGTGCTCAGGGAGTTCGGCCGCCGGCTCAAGGAAAGCGTGCGCGAAACCGACATGCCGGCGCGCTACGCCGGCGACGAGTTCGTGATCCTTCTCGAGGGAGTCAATGGACTTGCAGAGGCTGGGATCGTCGCGGAGAAGGTGCTTGCCGCAATGCGGCCGGCGTTCCACCTCTCCAGCCGCACCCTGCAGGCGACCGCCAGCATCGGCGTCGCAATCGCGGAGGAAGACGAGGATCTGCCGTCCTTGTTCATGCGCGCCGACGCGGCCCTTTACGCGGCCAAGAAAGAGGGAAAGAACCGTTTCATGATGGCAGAGCCGCGGACCAGGGCTTCGGACAGCGCGCCATGGTCCCGCCAGGAACCTTCCAGCGCCTGACGCCGCCGCGGCTGGCCCGGCCGGGCGCAATCTGGTCCTTGTCCTACGCGAAAAGTACCTGTTGCTGCCCTAAATTGGCGGCACCTGCCGCATTGGCAGCCACGAGGTTCGGGCGCTGCAACCCGGGAGTTCGGCATCAGCCGCAAGAAAAGCGGGAGCCCGCATGCCGTTGCACCGATGCACGGCCACTGGAGGAAGAAGAGCAATGGCAGATCACGGCGGTGGGAGTGCACCTCTGAATCAACGCACTCTGGCCGACGCCGATTTCCGGCTGATGGTCGAGTCGGTCTCGGACTATTCCATCATCGTGCTGGACCCCGGGGGCATCGTCATCAGCTGGAACGATGGCGCGCGAAAGCTCAAGGGGTATGACGCCGCGGAAGCGATCGGGCGGCACTTTTCTCTTTTCTACCCGAGCGAGCTGCTGGAGCAGAACCAGCCCGACCGCGCGCTGGAAACCGTGCGCCAGGCAGGCCGCATGGAAGAAGAAGGCTGGCGGCTCCGCAAGGACGGCACGCGCTTCTGGGCCAGCGTGGTCATCACGCAAATCATCGGCGCCAATGGGGAAATCCGCGGCTTCTCGATGATCACCAGAGACCTCAGCGAGCGCCGCCGCCAGGACGAGATGCTGCGCATGAGCGAGGAGCGCTTCCGGCTGCTGGTCGAGGGCGTGAAGGACTATGCGATCTTCATGCTCGACCCCGGCGGCCACATCGTGAGCTGGAACCTGGGCGCGCAAAAGAACAAGGGCTACGAGGCGTCGGAGATCATCGGCCAGCACTTCTCGGTGTTCTATCCGCCCGAGATTGCCGCAATCGGCTGGCCCGAGCAGGAATTGCGCAACGCGCTGCGCGACGGACGCTTCGAGGACGAAGGCTGGCGCATCCGCAAGGACGGCAGCCGCTTCTGGGCCAGCGTGGTCATTACCGCGCTGCACGACGCCACCGGGCGGCACCGGGGCTTTGCCAAGGTCACGCGCGACCTGACCGAGCGGCGCCGCGTGACCGCGCTCGAAGACGAAGGGCGCCGCGTTACCAACTTCCTGGCAATGCTCGGGCACGAGCTGCGCAATCCGCTGGCGCCGATTTCGAATGCGCTCGAGCTGCTGAAGCGCGAGAAAACGGAATCGGCGGTCATCGCCCACACCCGCGACATCATCGGCCGGCAGCTCAGGCAGATGACGCGGCTGGTGGACGACCTGCTCGACGTGGGCCGCATCACGAGCGGCAAGATCCACCTGGAGAGCAAGCCGGTTCGCTTGCGCGACGCCATCGCCGAGGCCGCCGAGGCGGTGCGGCCGCTGATCGAGAGCAAGTCGCAGACGCTGCACCTGCAATATCAGGAGGCCGATCCCTGGATATCGGGAGACCGTGCGCGGCTCATCCAGATCGTCAGCAACCTGATTCACAACGCCGCGAAGTTCACCCACAACAGCGGCAACGTCCATGTCTCTCTCTCGCAGGTTGGCGAGGATGCCGACATCAGCGTGCGCGACGACGGCCCCGGCATACCGCCCAAGGACCTGCAGCGGATCTTCGACCTGTTCGTTCAGGGCGAGCAGAACATGGCAAGGTCGCAGGGCGGCCTGGGCCTGGGGCTCAGCCTCGTGCAGCAGTTGACGACGCTGCACGGCGGCCGGGTGAGTGCGTTCAGCACCGGCCGGCCGGGCGAAGGCAGCGAGTTCGTGGTGCAGTTCCAGACGACCCAGCCGCCGATTGCCACGCTGGAAGCCGAGCCGCGGCCCGTGGGCGAGCAGCGCGTGCTGGTGGTGGACGACAACGTGGACGCGGCCGAAACCATGGCGCTGCTGCTGGAGGCGCTGGGCTACAAGTCCAGCGTTGCGCATGGCGGCCTGCCAGCCATCGAGGCGGTGAAGGCGCAAGACCCCGACGTGGTGCTGCTGGACATCGGCCTGCCCGACCTGAACGGACATGAAGTCGCCAGGCGCCTGCGGGCCGAGATGATCAACCCGCCGCCGCTGATTGCCATTACCGGCTACGGCCAGGCCAGCGACCGGGACACCAGCCTCGAGGCGGGCTTTCGCGCGCACCTGACGAAGCCCGTGGACGTCGACAAGCTGACCGCGCTGCTCGAGCAACTGCTCGAGTCGCCCCGCGCCTAGGCCGGGAGCGGCGGCTCCACGGGCAGCGCCCGCTTGTGGGCGCTCTTGCGGTGCGTTGAAAGAATGATCTCGCGTGCCGCCGCGGACACCGGCTTGCCCTCGAGGAAATCGTCGATCTGCTCGTAGCTCACGCCGAACGCATCTTCGTCGGGCTTTTGCGGCACCAGCGATTCGAGGTCGGCGGTCGGCACCTTGAACACCAGCGCGTCGGGCGCGCCGAGCTGTTGTGCGAGCGCGCCGCGCCGCTTGTTTAGGCCGGTGAGCGGCGTCACGTCGGCTGCGCCGTCGCCGAACTTGGTGAAGAAGCCCATCAACGCCTCGGCCGCGTGGTCCGTGCCGATGACGATGCCGTCGTGCGCGCCGGCCACCGCGAACTGCGCAATCATGCGCTGGCGCGCCTTGATGTTGCCGAGCACGAAGTCTTCATGCGCCGCGTCGCGGAACACCAGATCGCCGGCCTTCAGCGCGGCGAGCATGCCGTCCGCCGCGGGCCGGATGTCGACGGTGAGGGTGCGGTCTGGATTGATTACCTCGAGCGAGCGCTGCGCCTCGGCCTCGTCCTTCTGCACGCCGTAGGGCAGCCGCATGGCAATGAAGGTGGCGTCCCGGCCTTCGGCGCGCAGCCGTTCCACCGCGCGTTGCGCAAGGCATCCGGCCACCAGCGAATCGACGCCGCCGCTGATGCCCAGCACCAGCGACTTCAGGCCCGTGCCGCGCAGGTAGCCGGCCAGAAAGCCGATGCGCCGCTCGACTTCGTGTGCGGCGTCGAACACCGGCGCCACGTGCAGCGCGGCAATGATCTCGCGCTGCAAAGCGTCCACGGGGGCAAGTTCATCTGCATTCATGACACGAACCTTTCTGTGCATTCATCGGGGCGAATTAAAAGTCCACCAGGCTCAGGCCAATGCTCAGCACGGTGCGCTTCCGGTTGTAGTCCACCAGCGTGTCGCCGTAGCCATGGAACAGCTGCGTGTGGAAACGCAGGTTGCTGGTGGTCGGGTCGCCGATGGCTTTCAGCCACTCGAGCCGCACCGAGCCGCGTCCGCTGTCGCGCAGGTTGTTGCGCACGGTGAGGGCCAGCGTGTTGTCGCGGTTGAAGTTCCAGCGGCCCGTGACCTCGGCGCGGCCGATGTAGCTGGAGATGTCGGGGTTGTCGTCCTTTGCCACGCTTTCCGACAGTCGTTGCCAGACGCGCCCGGTGATGCTGAAGCGGTCGTCGAGCTCGGCGCCGCCCATCAGGTAGACGCGGTTCCAGCTGCGCGACAGCGGCAGGCTCTGGCCGTTCGACTGGTGCACCAGGCCCACGCCCGCATAGCGCCAGCGCCAGCCACCGGGCAGCCTGAAGTCGAGCGGGTAGACATACATCATCTCGGGCTCGTGGTCGGTGGTGCGGAACGGCCGCGAGATCGAGCCGTTGAACAGCTGCCACGTCGACTGCTGCGAATACGCAAACCAGAGCGAGTCTTTCTTGATCGGGTCGTTCTGCGTGAG containing:
- a CDS encoding PDC sensor domain-containing protein translates to MNKLLPRRITAFIYGVAALFLAAVLAIAAFTMWQTYQKAISNNESQATRFVVTSEAALNRSLLAVDMLLAGMGQFLRNSSEDTVAADITAPETAQLIETIVRQSLLVRYVAILNPEGAVVASSDRRGAKLALQLPPGFLKEILGRPGSMLSVSAPTVSQATSQQVLYFGRVLRLADGGKIVAVAEVQVSMLTTILAQGANIRGSRSRWSASRGPCWPACRRATTSPAAASGRP
- a CDS encoding putative bifunctional diguanylate cyclase/phosphodiesterase, translating into MTDQTSDGRPHRMVARLSGLPAIVVARPTLHRNLLIVAGIPLQLALEDWRRERNSILIVALAFTLMILAVAYFARAQLLRQWRARADLVRSKATLDQALESMADGFVLLDPEGRVITWNRRFVDYFPWAEKLLAPQAPFQPIDEQNSRGLHAHSEQELVLPGGQVIVAVKSPTPDGGLVCIYRDITEKKRHVSDILEGKAQLQATLDALPDVLLEAGIDGRCYRFHSPRRPKSSIKVREPVGKMMSDLLPANAAAEVMVALRDAFEFGFSSGRQFETRVPKGVVWFEISVSRKLVGEGADARFIVILRDITESKLAAREIEHLAFYDNLTGLPNRQLLLHRLQAAVDSNVRRSRHGSLLFLDLDDFKTLNDALGHATGDALLKQVALRLQASLSEGGTVARLGGDEFVVLIENLSEDPSVAAMQTNATGEAILSALGESFQLEDHEYHSTCSIGAVVFSTANQSLEDLLKHAGIAMYYAKSAGGNALRFFETAMQTAITARATLESELHAALAGNQFILHYQSQVTSEGHIAGAEVLIRWHHPERGMVPPGGFIELAEETGLIVPIGLWVLETACVQLERWSHDPRRRHLQLAVNVSARQFRTADFADRVRDVLRRTGADPTRLKLELTESLLQDKMTETVSKMQLLASMGVRFSMDDFGTGYSSLSYMTQLPLDQIKVDKFFVQSIGTDPKVELIIQAIIGMARNLELEIVAEGVETQQQFEFLQMHGKMLCQGYLFSKPVPLEEFEAQLDVAMAD
- a CDS encoding cache domain-containing protein yields the protein MRLPIPDLTRFSLRSRLSAGVVAIVFLTTIGISAAALYFMKRNMQATIAEEHFERISAIADAVDQKFLSRRTLLKTFGDSVESRNFTGAERLQDLVMQHKSLKEAFDNVAFIDAQGEIVANMNGAQQIGKINVKDRDYFQKTVAGKAGMISQPFKNRISGLAQVAMTEPVLDREGKIAYLIVAFITLSEHNFLGELANVKFGKSGYMFIVNTSGIIVDHPDRSRLLQHIDADGIRNAAADRAIAGFEGAAEGVNRRGVHALYAFKHIRQTNWVLGAMYPRQEAFAKAEQIERFAWAGALLLTLLAGGSPS
- a CDS encoding diguanylate cyclase domain-containing protein; the protein is MNVRSQLAPLSRLREHMQVSRANSAYTPLEDEPARDEVGDLSQTFDTLMRERRAAQERVKLSERFLRDVTDNLPAVVAYFDSNQRCLFANKAGLRMQGRTQADIGRMTMRESLPDAVYRQLAPQVAKALQGTPTRTEGTYDRKGKEGFFECHLLPDVRDDGVVGYYVMTFDITERKHAEMRSADSERRLRGLTDNVPALLTELDLDERVVFCNGRYLAWLGIEPASMMNRHIRETVGEAHYEVRKPLLARAFAGEVVSFEQTAQLLIGERTLQTTYLPHRDAEGSVVGLYVLSHDVTDLKQKQRQLDVLAREDALTGLPNRRSFEEHAREAMARSRRSGKPVCLLFLDIDYFKSINDSLGHAAGDAVLREFGRRLKESVRETDMPARYAGDEFVILLEGVNGLAEAGIVAEKVLAAMRPAFHLSSRTLQATASIGVAIAEEDEDLPSLFMRADAALYAAKKEGKNRFMMAEPRTRASDSAPWSRQEPSSA
- a CDS encoding PAS domain-containing hybrid sensor histidine kinase/response regulator, with the translated sequence MADHGGGSAPLNQRTLADADFRLMVESVSDYSIIVLDPGGIVISWNDGARKLKGYDAAEAIGRHFSLFYPSELLEQNQPDRALETVRQAGRMEEEGWRLRKDGTRFWASVVITQIIGANGEIRGFSMITRDLSERRRQDEMLRMSEERFRLLVEGVKDYAIFMLDPGGHIVSWNLGAQKNKGYEASEIIGQHFSVFYPPEIAAIGWPEQELRNALRDGRFEDEGWRIRKDGSRFWASVVITALHDATGRHRGFAKVTRDLTERRRVTALEDEGRRVTNFLAMLGHELRNPLAPISNALELLKREKTESAVIAHTRDIIGRQLRQMTRLVDDLLDVGRITSGKIHLESKPVRLRDAIAEAAEAVRPLIESKSQTLHLQYQEADPWISGDRARLIQIVSNLIHNAAKFTHNSGNVHVSLSQVGEDADISVRDDGPGIPPKDLQRIFDLFVQGEQNMARSQGGLGLGLSLVQQLTTLHGGRVSAFSTGRPGEGSEFVVQFQTTQPPIATLEAEPRPVGEQRVLVVDDNVDAAETMALLLEALGYKSSVAHGGLPAIEAVKAQDPDVVLLDIGLPDLNGHEVARRLRAEMINPPPLIAITGYGQASDRDTSLEAGFRAHLTKPVDVDKLTALLEQLLESPRA
- the nadE gene encoding ammonia-dependent NAD(+) synthetase; this translates as MNADELAPVDALQREIIAALHVAPVFDAAHEVERRIGFLAGYLRGTGLKSLVLGISGGVDSLVAGCLAQRAVERLRAEGRDATFIAMRLPYGVQKDEAEAQRSLEVINPDRTLTVDIRPAADGMLAALKAGDLVFRDAAHEDFVLGNIKARQRMIAQFAVAGAHDGIVIGTDHAAEALMGFFTKFGDGAADVTPLTGLNKRRGALAQQLGAPDALVFKVPTADLESLVPQKPDEDAFGVSYEQIDDFLEGKPVSAAAREIILSTHRKSAHKRALPVEPPLPA
- a CDS encoding phospholipase A, whose product is MNPLHLRTTLAASLLAPGLFASSLASAQAVEKPSSPLADAQLTWQQCAALGNSNEARLACFDRWAQQQTLPSVSVPVAPPVLASTQPAPPVDGSVPATRVVSVATSEGCRDRQYSALSRFWELENGSDCGTFVFRGYRPLNVSASAATSKPDTPTSPSEGHTASPVDYQANEMRIGLSVRTKIAQGLLTQNDPIKKDSLWFAYSQQSTWQLFNGSISRPFRTTDHEPEMMYVYPLDFRLPGGWRWRYAGVGLVHQSNGQSLPLSRSWNRVYLMGGAELDDRFSITGRVWQRLSESVAKDDNPDISSYIGRAEVTGRWNFNRDNTLALTVRNNLRDSGRGSVRLEWLKAIGDPTTSNLRFHTQLFHGYGDTLVDYNRKRTVLSIGLSLVDF